A section of the Eublepharis macularius isolate TG4126 chromosome 1, MPM_Emac_v1.0, whole genome shotgun sequence genome encodes:
- the RNF146 gene encoding E3 ubiquitin-protein ligase RNF146: MAGCGEIDHSINMLPTNRKTNEPCSSSAPSIMVPECAICLQTCVHPVSLPCKHVFCYLCVKGASWLGKRCALCRQEIPEDFLDKPTLLSPEELKAASRGNGEYAWYYEGRNGWWQYDERTSRELEDAFSKGKKSTEMLIAGFLYVADLENMVQYRRNEHGRRRKIKRDIIDIPKKGVAGLRLDCDSNAINPARESSADGADSTPALGAAAGQPLATVSVRPLPSLDGQLTSPATPSPDASILENSFANLQINGDSMVERSHRGEGEEDHESSSSGRVPVLDTSIEETESDASSDSEDVSAQLQLPESSAQQRHLNANQPALDRPVAGNGVGNTSVRSRRPDGQCTVTEV, encoded by the coding sequence ATGGCCGGCTGTGGTGAAATCGACCATTCAATCAACATGCTTCCAACAAACAGGAAGACAAATGAGCCATGTTCCAGCTCAGCACCATCTATTATGGTCCCTGAATGTGCTATCTGTCTGCAAACGTGTGTCCATCCTGTGAGTCTGCCTTGTAAACATGTCTTCTGCTATCTGTGTGTGAAAGGAGCTTCCTGGCTTGGAAAGCGATGTGCACTCTGTCGGCAGGAGATCCCAGAGGACTTCCTTGATAAACCAACCTTATTATCACCAGAGGAACTTAAAGCAGCCAGTAGAGGCAATGGGGAATATGCTTGGTACTATGAAGGCAGAAATGGCTGGTGGCAATATGATGAACGTACCAGTAGGGAGCTGGAAGATGCTTTTTCTAAAGGTAAAAAGAGCACTGAAATGTTAATTGCTGGGTTCTTGTATGTGGCAGATCTTGAGAACATGGTTCAGTATAGGAGAAATGAGCATGGACGTCGCAGGAAAATAAAACGGGACATAATAGATATTCCAAAGAAGGGAGTGGCTGGGCTTAGGTTGGACTGTGACTCTAATGCTATCAATCCAGCAAGAGAGAGCTCTGCTGATGGTGCAGACAGCACACCAGCTCtaggggctgctgctgggcagcctCTAGCAACTGTTTCCGTTAGACCCCTACCTTCACTAGATGGTCAGCTGACAAGTCCTGCAACGCCATCACCTGATGCAAGCATTCTAGAGAACTCTTTTGCCAACTTACAAATAAATGGAGACAGTATGGTGGAAAGGAGCCataggggagagggagaggaagaccaTGAATCATCATCTTCTGGTAGGGTGCCAGTTCTTGACACCTCCATTGAGGAAACAGAATCGGATGCTAGCAGCGATAGTGAGGATGTGTCTGCCCAACTTCAGCTGCCTGAATCCTCTGCTCAGCAGAGACATCTGAATGCAAATCAGCCAGCCTTGGATAGACCAGTGGCAGGGAATGGGGTGGGAAATACCAGTGTAAGATCTAGAAGGCCTGATGGACAGTGCACAGTAACTGAAGTTTAA